The proteins below are encoded in one region of Malaclemys terrapin pileata isolate rMalTer1 chromosome 8, rMalTer1.hap1, whole genome shotgun sequence:
- the CSF1R gene encoding macrophage colony-stimulating factor 1 receptor has translation MDPAILVLLVAAGIWHGSASPTIDPNVTALIVNKGDPVNLHCSGDFSVEWVSARQNMIVYSSGTNSTLSITSASYRDTGTYQCAYTNSSDMERASIHLFVRDPKKVWYVHSISVRVSEGRDARLPCLITDPEYGSNVTLLKDDDSPVLPGTEFSFSPQDGVTIYSVQQDHKGYYRCGAHVNGKVERSSKIRLIVLKATVKPLSVTVEQKDHVRIQGERFQIICNLISPSHKYNVKWIHPAQNVTTTINNNFENGDYYVSFTLYIPAVTIGDSGRYSCVANNSVGSSNSSTVLQVVERGYVRLLPRQNCSHEVKIGGNLELQVLIEAYPRLSNWSWTHENPSQHSVSALRNDQMVHGNNRYTTTLSLNRLKEDERGLYTFYAANDAANASVTFSISLKFPPEVHHVGMVFNDSTSLHCVASGYPAPHIEWYQCPGHADRSDQGRTLIRNDTSPGVISKLPFGKVKVESILQIKEFEYNVTFCCWAINSEGNDSQIHSRVPFTERTQMRQHELFNPILSTSVGILVLLLLLLFFLLYKYNQKPKYQVRWKIIEACEGNNYIFIDPTQLPYNEKWEFPRNNLQFGKTLGAGAFGKVVEATAFGLGKEDTVLKVAVKMLKSTAHTDEQEALMSELKIMSHLGHHENIVNLLGACTYGGPILVITEYCRYGDLLNFLRKNAESIIIQDSSLDSSLDSTADYKNIYLEKKYVRSDSGFASQCLETYVEMRPVPSDSMPAGDKLQGKNPEEEQDTRPLELYDLLQFSNQVAQGMAFLASKNCIHRDLAARNVLVTHGRVAKICDFGLARDIMNDSNYVVKGNARLPVKWMAPESIFDCIYTVQSDVWSYGILLWEIFSLGKSPYPGMLVNSKFYSMVKQGYQMARPDFAPMEMYRIMQACWNLQPTRRPTFDQICHFIQKQLDANKEQDYTNLPSSSEEDSVCEPSGCCEESCDQADSSSQPLLKGNNYQFC, from the exons GCTCGGCGTCTCCGACAATCGACCCTAATGTCACCGCCCTGATTGTAAACAAGGGAGACCCTGTAAACTTGCACTGCTCTGGGGATTTCAGCGTGGAATGGGTCAGCGCAAGACAGAATATGATCGTGTACTCCAGTGGCACTAACAGCACTCTCAGTATTACCAGTGCCAGTTACAGGGACACCGGCACCTATCAGTGCGCTTATACCAACAGCAGTGACATGGAGCGAGCATCCATCCATCTCTTTGTGAGAG ATCCCAAGAAGGTGTGGTATGTCCATAGCATCAGTGTCAGAGTAAGCGAAGGCCGTGATGCACGGCTGCCATGTCTGATCACTGACCCAGAGTATGGGTCCAACGTTACCCTGCTGAAGGATGATGATTCTCCAGTCTTACCAGGGACTGAGTTTTCTTTCAGCCCTCAGGATGGAGTAACCATATACAGCGTGCAGCAAGATCATAAAGGATATTACAGGTGTGGGGCCCATGTCAACGGAAAAGTGGAGAGGTCATCGAAAATCAGATTGATTGTTCTAAAAG CAACAGTAAAGCCGCTCTCAGTCACGGTGGAGCAAAAAGACCACGTGCGAATACAGGGGGAACGTTTCCAGATCATCTGCAATTTAATTTCTCCTTCCCACAAGTACAACGTCAAGTGGATCCATCCAGCTCAGAAT GTCACCACCACGATCAACAACAACTTTGAAAATGGGGACTATTACGTTTCCTTCACCCTATACATTCCAGCAGTGACAATAGGAGACAGTGGACGATACAGTTGTGTAGCAAACAATTCTGTGGGATCCAGTAATTCTTCAACTGTGCTCCAGGTTGTAG AGAGAGGTTATGTTCGTCTGTTGcccaggcagaactgcagccacGAAGTAAAGATAGGAGGAAATCTGGAACTGCAGGTCTTGATTGAGGCTTACCCCAGACTTAGCAACTGGAGTTGGACACATGAGAATCCTTCCCAACACTCTGTGAGCGCCCTACGCAATGACCAAATGGTCCATGGTAACAACAG GTACACCACCACGCTCTCCCTGAACCGGCTGAAAGAAGATGAAAGGGGACTGTACACATTCTACGCTGCGAATGATGCGGCCAATGCATCCGTGACCTTCAGCATCTCCCTGAAAT TCCCGCCTGAGGTCCATCATGTCGGGATGGTATTCAATGACTCCACGAGCCTTCACTGTGTAGCCAGTGGTTACCCTGCTCCACATATTGAGTGGTATCAGTGCCCCGGGCATGCAGACAG ATCTGACCAGGGAAGAACACTGATTCGGAATGACACCAGCCCAGGGGTCATAAGCAAATTGCCCTTTGGAAAGGTGAAAGTAGAGAGCATCCTTCAAATTAAGGAGTTTGAGTACAATGTTACCTTTTGCTGCTGGGCCATTAACAGCGAGGGGAATGACTCACAGATACATAGCCGTGTCCCTTTTACAG AAAGAACCCAGATGCGCCAACATGAGCTCTTCAACCCCATTCTCTCCACCTCTGTGGGAATATTGGTCTTGCTTCTCCTGCTGCTCTTCTTCCTGCTCTACAAATATAATCAG AAACCAAAATACCAGGTGCGGTGGAAGATCATTGAGGCCTGCGAAGGGAATAACTACATCTTTATTGACCCCACCCAATTGCCTTACAATGAGAAATGGGAATTCCCCAGGAACAACCTGCAGTTTG gAAAGACCCTGGGAGCAGGAGCCTTTGGAAAAGTGGTAGAAGCCACTGCTTTCGGGCTGGGGAAGGAAGACACTGTCCTCAAAGTGGCTGTGAAGATGCTCAAAT CAACAGCCCACACAGATGAACAGGAGGCCCTTATGTCTGAGCTGAAAATCATGAGTCACTTGGGCCACCATGAGAACATTGTTAACCTGCTGGGAGCCTGTACTTATGGAG GCCCAATTCTGGTCATCACTGAATACTGTCGCTATGGAGATCTGCTGAATTTCCTGCGGAAGAACGCAGAGTCCATAATCATCCAGGACTCAAGCCTGGACTCCTCTCTGGATAGCACAGCCGATTACAAAAACATCTATCTGGAGAAGAAGTATGTCCGAAG TGATAGTGGGTTTGCAAGCCAGTGTTTGGAGACCTATGTTGAAATGAGACCTGTGCCGTCAGACTCCATGCCAGCAGGGGATAAGTTACAAG GCAAGAACCCAGAGGAAGAACAGGATACTCGGCCCCTGGAGCTGTATGACCTGTTGCAGTTCTCCAATCAGGTGGCCCAGGGAATGGCCTTCCTTGCCTCAAAGAAC TGCATCCACCGGGACTTGGCAGCAAGGAATGTGCTAGTGACCCACGGACGAGTAGCCAAAATCTGTGACTTTGGGCTGGCGAGGGACATCATGAATGATTCAAACTATGTTGTCAAAGgcaat GCCCGTCTGCCGGTGAAGTGGATGGCCCCAGAGAGTATCTTTGACTGCATATACACTGTGCAAAGTGATGTGTGGTCCTACGGCATCCTCCTCTGGGAGATCTTCTCGCTGG GTAAAAGCCCATACCCTGGCATGCTGGTGAACAGCAAGTTTTACAGCATGGTGAAGCAGGGGTATCAGATGGCCAGACCAGACTTTGCTCCTATGGAAAT GTATCGCATCATGCAAGCATGTTGGAATCTGCAACCCACCCGACGGCCCACCTTTGACCAGATATGCCATTTCATTCAAAAGCAACTGGATGCCAACAAGGAACAG GACTATACAAACCTCCCCAGTAGCTCGGAGGAAGACAGCGTGTGCGAGCCCTCTGGCTGCTGTGAAGAGTCCTGTGACCAAGCAGATAGCAGCAGTCAGCCTCTTCTGAAGGGCAACAATTACCAGTTCTGTTAA